The nucleotide sequence AAGGAAATTGCAGAAGCGTTCAAGCGCACCAGCATTGCTGGAGCGGAAGCCATTCAGCTGCACTGGACTGACGAATCATTAAAGGACGTGCAGGCTGCTTTTGGCAGACAAGAAACGAATGCGCAAATCCTTATGGGGCTGATCAAGCATACGGTTCACCACCGGGGACAGATGACCGTTCTTATCCGGCAAGCTGGCATCAAACCTTACGGAGTTTATGGACCGCCAAAAGAGGATTGGGTCCATCTTGGAGTGGAAAAGCCGCCGCTTTAAAGAAAATTTTCTTTCTTTTTCTCATTTCTATGCTATTATTGCTGGTAACATACTAGAAATGTCAGGTGAAATGAAATGGAAACAAGTGAAATGAATCGGAAAGCTGCACGAGTTCTTGAAGAATGGGATCCGTTTTCAGTCGGGAAAGACCAATACGAAACGGAAATTGTGGATGTGGTAGCCCAGCTTCATCTGCTCGACCATCCTTCCGATTTGGCTAAACAAATCCAGAAGATTTATGAATTCTCTTTTGATAAGTGGATTCCCCTGGAGAAATGTGTGGATATTTCCTATAAACTGCTTGGCTTTAAATACGAAGCAAAATCCATTATTTAAAAAGAAAAAGCTTTCGGCGCGATAAGCCGAAAGCTTTTTTTATTTGGTTGTTTCCAACGAGTCCAGCAAATTGGAAGCTGGCACTTCTAGCGCATTTGAAAGCTTTAAAATAGTTTGTACAGAAGGTACTTCTTCCCCTGATTCGTATGCCTGGAGGCGAGCTACGCCGACGCGTGCTTTCAAAGCCAATTCATCCAATGACAGACGGCGTTCTTCCCGAAGGAATTTTAGTTGGGCATGCAAATCTTCTCTCAAATTCATACACTCCTTTGCATAATAGTGCGTTTCCTTACTCAAATCATACCATAAATGTAGAATTTCGCTAAACGAAATTATGGCATTTTTAGGTATATATTTTTAGAAAACGTCCAGGATTCCCTGGATAAAAACAATGATAATGGCGACTGGAGCGACATACCGGACCAGTATCCGCCAAATCGAAACCCACGCGGATTCTCCGCCGAGTTCCAGGGCGGTATCTTTTTTCGTCAGCACATAGCCGGCGAAAAGAGCGGTGAAAAGCGCACCGAGCGGCAAGCCGATTTTGCTGGTGAGAATATCGATGAAATCAAAGAACGTATAACCGAACAAAAACGGTTCAGACATGACGCCGAATGACAAAGCGCTTGGAATGCCAACGACAAAGATCATCAACCCGTAAAGCCAAGCCAATGTGCGCCGGCGTTCGAATTTGTTTTTTACTCCGATCGATACCACAATTTCCAGCATTGCAATGGAAGAAGTCAGCGTAGCGAACAGCATAAGCACAAAGAAAATGATCATCAGGAATTCACCCATAAACAACTGGTCAAAGATAGCCGGAAGAATGATGAATACAAGCCCCGGACCTTGATCCGGTGAGTAGCCGAGTGCAAACACGGCCGGGAAGATGATCAAGCCCGCCATGACGGAAATGATGATGTTCAGAGAAACGACACTAAGGGCTGAGCGTGTCAGGTTTTCCGCTTTTGATAAATAAGAAGCGTATGTAATCATACCTGCAACTCCAACACTCAGCGAGAAAAATGCCTGGCCAAGTGCTGTTAAAGCTGTATCGAACGTAAAGAAAGACCAGTCTGGAACAAGCATAAACTTAACGCCTTCAATTGCCCCGTCCAGAGTTAATGAACGAATCATTAATACCAGGAAGAACAATAGCAACGCGGGCATCATAATTTTGCTGGCACGTTCAATGCCGGCTTGCACGCCGCCTTGAACAATCCAAATGGTCAAGAACATAAATAGCGCCTGGGCAATCAACACTTCCAGCGGATTCCCGATAATGCCATTAAACAAATTGGCGAAATCTGCATCTCCTAAATTCGATAATTGAAGCAATATGGCACGGCCGAGGTAAGACAAAATCCAACCGCCCACAACACTGTAAAAAGACAGGATCATGAACGAGAAGAAGAAGCCGGACCA is from Planococcus liqunii and encodes:
- a CDS encoding helix-turn-helix domain-containing protein, encoding MNLREDLHAQLKFLREERRLSLDELALKARVGVARLQAYESGEEVPSVQTILKLSNALEVPASNLLDSLETTK
- a CDS encoding DUF1871 family protein, with translation METSEMNRKAARVLEEWDPFSVGKDQYETEIVDVVAQLHLLDHPSDLAKQIQKIYEFSFDKWIPLEKCVDISYKLLGFKYEAKSII
- a CDS encoding DinB family protein, with amino-acid sequence MYVTVEDFLKEWEREAELTQKVLEGLTDESLDQKVYPEGRTLGRLAWHITTTIPEYLNHFGVKTDQKENPETVPATAKEIAEAFKRTSIAGAEAIQLHWTDESLKDVQAAFGRQETNAQILMGLIKHTVHHRGQMTVLIRQAGIKPYGVYGPPKEDWVHLGVEKPPL
- a CDS encoding sodium-dependent transporter, translated to MEKREQWTSKLGFILAAAGSAIGLGAIWKFPYETGSNGGSVFILMFIVSTIAIGLPILLAEFVIGRRGQADAVTGLKKQAPGKKWFLIGWSGFFFSFMILSFYSVVGGWILSYLGRAILLQLSNLGDADFANLFNGIIGNPLEVLIAQALFMFLTIWIVQGGVQAGIERASKIMMPALLLFFLVLMIRSLTLDGAIEGVKFMLVPDWSFFTFDTALTALGQAFFSLSVGVAGMITYASYLSKAENLTRSALSVVSLNIIISVMAGLIIFPAVFALGYSPDQGPGLVFIILPAIFDQLFMGEFLMIIFFVLMLFATLTSSIAMLEIVVSIGVKNKFERRRTLAWLYGLMIFVVGIPSALSFGVMSEPFLFGYTFFDFIDILTSKIGLPLGALFTALFAGYVLTKKDTALELGGESAWVSIWRILVRYVAPVAIIIVFIQGILDVF